Genomic segment of Panthera leo isolate Ple1 chromosome B2, P.leo_Ple1_pat1.1, whole genome shotgun sequence:
TAACTACCAAGCTTTGAACATTATTTTTCACTTGTCAGTGACAAACTActcttttaaaatcttatcaTCGGTCTCTTTGTCTAAAACTTGAACCAGCAGTTCTAAAATGAAGCTATGTCTACAGATCATTAGTGcttgagagggagtgagggatTGAGTTAACAGTTTAGAACTTATAAATTATCCTAAAAATTCTACAAGCCCAATTCTAGTTGTTCCCGTGAAATTTGACAACAGGACGTCTCATCTTTATGTGTTTTCTCTGCAGTGACCCAGCCATGAAGCAGTTCCTGCTGTACTTGGATGAATCAAATGCCCTAGGAAAGAAGTTCATCATTCAAGACATTGATGACACTCATGTCTTCGTTATAGCAGAGTTGGTTAATGTCCTCCAGGAGCGAGTGGGTGAATTAATGGACCAAAATGCCTTTTCTCTTACTCAGAAGTGAAAATACTCAATATTGACCACTTAggaatcaaaagaaacaaatgtgagACTGTCACCATTCAGTGTCCTATGTGACAGATTAAACTTAGTTGCTTAGATGCATGTTACAGGAAAACCTATGATGTCATTCGTTCAGAAAAAAAGCCCCTGAAcagattttcctcttctgtttttttttagtaCGTGTACCCtagaatgtaaaaaaagaaagaaaagttttaatgCTTGTCTGTGATTTGCCTTTTATTAtcctacattaaaatattaatgtaaatgGTTTTCCTACCTTTTTAATACATTAAGAATATGATGGaatatgcttttaaattattCGTCTAACCTAACTGTTTCACTTGTTCCTGTTAATAATTGTGGGGTTTTGTAGTGTGGGTGTGGTTTGTCCTGTTCTAATTAGAAACTTCACAGATTATTTAGATAAATATGCCACGGTGGGACCTTGGGTAATATTTATGTCTTGCAAGTAATGCCTGCATACCGGCCAGCTGTCTTGGTGAAGAAGATGGGGAAGAGAACCATGTAATGTTAATGTGAACTAcgctttgcatttccctaaaaatacagcattttaaaaGTGCAAAGGGTGAGAGATAACCAAATGAGAAAGGGACCTGTTGCTCTGCAGGCTTTAGTTTTTCCTTGTTCAAGCTTTTTTGGTCACATTTTCCTTTCCCATCATGGCAAGTGTTTTGTTTAAAGACATCAGTTTTATTTGTGCCTTATTTCCTATGAGAATCCCTgtttaaactgattttaaaaagaaggactATAGGagagtacagcataaggaatatagtcaataaaattgtaataacattgtatggtgacagatgataactagacttactatggtgagcattttgtaatatatgtaaCTGTCAATTCAATATGTTATGCACACCTAAAATTCAACAGAATATCATAGGTCAACTCTACTTCAATTTTAAAGAAGGAACAGAAGTAGGAACAGATAGTCTTGTGGGAAGCGGCATGATTGGGTTaagatatatcatatatagttTTGTGATTGATTGGAGGCAGAAATGATCACACTGATAGGGgctttgcttcccttcctgaaGATAGTGTTAACTAGGATGGGTTCCTGTGATGAGAATTCTCCAAGAGAGAAAAGGACTTTTGTGACACTGTGTAGAACCCTATCGAACGTGGTTCTCTTCTCTCCTATAGTGTGTTTACTCAAAGTACCTGTGTACCATTTTCACTCACTACACAAGCTGGACGTTTCCACTATTTAGTACAGTAGGTCCTCCCTTATCTGCAGTTTTGCTTTTCCACCTTCAACCAAGGCCCAAAAGCAGATGATTCTTCTTCTCACTATCCTCAGaaagaaggtcagtagtagcctaacgcTATGTCACGAagcctacgtcattcacctcgcttcatctcatcatgtgggcattttatcatctcactcGAGGACCCCACAAGAGGAAAGAGGGTAAGTACAgacagtacagtaagatattttgggGAGAGACCATATTCACATAACCTTTATTGCAGTTTAttgttattgtattttattattaattgttattaatctcttactgtgcctaacttataaattaaacattatcataggta
This window contains:
- the GTF2H5 gene encoding general transcription factor IIH subunit 5 isoform X2, which produces MRSDPAMKQFLLYLDESNALGKKFIIQDIDDTHVFVIAELVNVLQERVGELMDQNAFSLTQK
- the GTF2H5 gene encoding general transcription factor IIH subunit 5 isoform X1, translating into MVNVLKGVLIECDPAMKQFLLYLDESNALGKKFIIQDIDDTHVFVIAELVNVLQERVGELMDQNAFSLTQK